The Salvelinus alpinus chromosome 22, SLU_Salpinus.1, whole genome shotgun sequence DNA window catacaaaaagcattattgtgagacagcgctcacatattctaCCCCCTGTTGGAGTGAACATATTCcacagaaatatgaaataacatcataaattgtgtcttacttttgctgagcttccatcagaatgttgttcaaggagtccttggtccagaataaatcgttgtttggttttagaatgtccatttcttctgtcgaattagcaaccttggctagccatgtggcacgaacatgcccatcttctcttggcACAAAGAATGGAAAATtacaaaagtcccaataaacattgaataaactgataaaacttggttgaaaaatcctactttatgatgtttttctcatatgtatcaaataaaatcagagccggagatattcgccgtgtataccgaacgcttttcagaagacattGTGGAGCTCCTTCGCGCGCCGTGGAaaactggaaaaatggctgacctgtcactccaaaagctcttattcggcctcagatcaagctagacaccccattcaaccttccactgcctgttgacatctagtggaaggcgtatgaagtgcatacatatcgataaataaaagccagttgaataggcaggccctgaaacagagcctcgttttcagatttttcacttctgccaaatgagttctgttttactcacatatataattgtgttttctatccaatagtaataataatatgcatattgtatgatctagaacagagtacgaggccgtttaatttgggcacgatgttttccaaagtgaaaacagcgcccccctattgacaagaagttttaaccagcatttctctcctgttctatttgTAGTGTTTTTGGTTTTATCACCTATAGAATAACTAATAACTGGACAGGAGAGAAGGGCTTCGTTGGGAAACTTTACTAATCCAAACCATGGTAGTACAACACAGGGGCATGTTCGAGGCAGCACGTTTTATCAACGTATCAAAATTAAGAGGTCACAGTATTAACCAATCAAGTAAGTGATAATCCTATCTAGGCAGATTACCATGTTAATAGACCAATCTATTACACTCGTTTACACCGTAACATCTCACATATACATTTTAAGCATTACCGCAATTGTTAACTAAGCCCCATTCATTTTAACAGAGATCAATAAATGTCAACAGGTTACATTTGTTTTTTCAGTCTTTGAACTCAATAGTCTTTGAACTGAACAGTCTTGTTTTTGTTACTTACAGGTCACGTGTTTTCGGAACATTACAGATCCTTTCAGGATACCTACGTTCCTCAGGCTGCTTTGTGGGACTCCTTGAGCTTGCTGGAGTTGGTAAGTTTCCAGTGTTGGCTAGGCAACTTGACTTGGGCTGAGGTTGCTGTCCAGGAACGTTGGTGAGCGGTCAGAACTGTAGCTGTCAATGAGATATCAGTCAGAACTGGAGCTGTCTGTGGGATATCGGGGGATGTCCTCTGGGGTTGACAGTgcttcgcagtgctagctgtgccactagagatcctggttcgagtccaggctctgtcgcagccggccgctaccgggagacccatggggcggtgcacaattggaccagcgtcgtccgggttaggggagggttttaccggcagggatgttcttgtccaattgcgctctagtgactcgcaatgcacgctgaccctgtcgccaggtgtactgtgtttcctccgacacattggtgcggctggcttccgggttaagcgggcgttgtgtcaagaagcagtgcggcttggctgggttatgTTTCGGGGGAcacacagctctcgaccttcgcctctctcaagtccgtacaggagtttggggtcattgtccatttggaagacccatttgcgaccaagctttaacttactgactgatgtcttgagatgttgtttcaatatatccacataattgtcctgcctcatgatgccatctattttgagaagtgcaccagtccctcctgcagcaaagcacccccacaacatgatgctgccacccccgtgcttcacggttgggatggtgttcttcggcttgcaagcgtctccctttttcctccaaacataacgatggtcattatgaccaaacagttctatttttgtttcatcagaccagaggatatttctccaaaaagtatgctctttctccccatgtgcagttgcaaaccgtagtctggcttttttatggcggttttgtagcagtggtttcttcattgctgagcggcctttcaggttatgtcgatataggacttgttttactgtggagatagatgcttttgtacctgtttcctccagcatcttcacaaggtcctttgttgttgttctgggattgatttgcacttttcgcaccaaagtacgttcatctctaggagacagaacgcatctccttcctgtgcggtatgacggctgcgtggtcccatggtgtttatacttgcgtactattgtttgtacagatgaacgtggtaccttcaggcatttggaaattgctctcaaggatgaaccagacttgtggaggtctattagcttgtcctgcgttgcatataaattcgatgcggtgcctgttcatttatcatcgaatcacagcctacttcgccaaacgggtgatgatttaacaagcgcattcgtgaaaaaagcactgtcgttgcaccaatgtgtacataaccataaacatcaatgcctttcttaaaatcaatacacaagtatatatttttaaacctgcatatttagttaatattgcctgctaacattaatttattttaactagggaaattgtgtcacttctcttgcgttctgtgcaagcagagtcagggtatatgcagcagtttgggctgcctgactcgttgcgaactgtgtgaagaccatttcttcctaacaaagaccgtaattaatttgccagaattgtacataattatgacataacattgaaggttgtgcaatgtaacagcaatatttagacttatggatgccacccgttagataaaatacggaacggttccgtatttcactgaaagaataaacgttttgtttccgaaatgatagtttccggatttgaccttATTAATGAcccaaggctcgtatttctgtgttattataATTTAGTCTATGATTTgaaagagcagtctgactgagcggtggtaggcagcagcaggctcgtaagcattcattcaaacagcactttcctgcatttgccagcagctcttcgctgtgcttcaagcattgcgctgtttatgacttcaagcctatcaactcccgagattaggctgacaATACTagagtgcctataagaacatccaatagtcaaaggtatataaaatacaaacggtatagagagaaatagtcctataataactacaacctaaaacttcttacctgggaatattgaagactcatgttaaaaggaaccaccagctttcatatgttctcatgttctgagcaaggaacttaaacgttagcttttttacatagcaaatattgcacttttactttcttctccaacactttgtttttgcattatttaaaccaaattgaacatgtttcattatttatttgatactaatttgattttattgatgtattatattaagttaaaataagtgttcattcagtatttttgtaattgtcatttttgtgtgtgtgtgtatatgtgtaaatttatcaacccatggaggtctggatttggagtcacactcaaaattaaagtggaaaaccacactacaggctgatccaactttgatgtaatgtccttaaaacaagtcaaaattaggctcagtagtgtgtgtggcctccacgtgcctgtatgacctccctacaatgcctgggcatgctcctgatgaggttgcggatggtctcctgagggatctcctcccagacctggactaaagcatccgccaactcctggacagtctgtggtgcaacgtggcgttggtggatggagcgagacatgatgtcccagatgtgctcaattggattcaggtctggggaacgggcgggccagtccatagcatcaatgccttcctcttgcaggaactgctgacacactccagccacatgaggtctagcattgtcttgcattaggaggaacccagggccaaccgcaccagcatatggtctcacaaggggtctgaggatctcatctcggtacctaatggcagtcaggctacctctggcgagcacatggagtgctgtgcggcccccaaagaaatgccaccccacaccatgactgacccaccgccaaaccggtcatgctggaggatgttgcaggcagcagaacattctccacggtgtctccagactctgtcacgtctgtcatatgtgctcagtgtgaacctgctttcatctgtgaagagcacagggcaccagtggcgaatttgccaatcttggtgttctctggcaaatgccaaacgtcctgtacggtgttgggctgtaagcacaacccccacctgtggacgtcgggccctcataccaccctcatggagtctgtttctgaccgtttgagcagacgcatgcacatttgtggcctgctggaggtcattttgcagggctctggcagtgctcctccttgcacaaaggcggaggtagcggtcctgctgctgggttgtttccctcctacggcctcctccacgtctcctgatgtactggcctgtctcctggtagcgcctccatgctctggacactacgctgacagacacagcaaaccttcttgccacagctcgcattgatgtgccatcctggatgagctgcactacctgagccacttgtgtgggttgtagactccgtctcatgctaccactagagtgaaagcaccgccagcattcaaaagtgaccaaaacatcagccaggaagcataggaactgtgaagtggtctgtggtcaccacctgcagaaccactcctttattgggggtgtcttgctaattgcctataatttccacctgttgtctattccatttgcacaacagcatgtgaaatttattgtcaatcagtgttgcttcctaagtggacagtttgattccacagaagtgtgattgacttggagttacattgtgttgtttaagtgttccctttatttttttgagcagtgtgtatatatatatataacaatcagccgattaatcggtatcggctttttttggtcctccaagtATCGGTTTTGAAAAATCATAACCGGCCGACCTCtagtttatacttgcatactattgtttgtacagatgaacgtggtaccttcaggcgttgggcaattgctcccaaggatgaaccagacttgtggagggctacaatggtttttctgaggtcttggctgatttcttttgatttccccatgatgtcaagcaaagaggcactaagtttgaaggtaggccttgaaatacatccacaggtacacctccaataggctaattgacgtcaatcagaagcttctaaagccatgacatcattttctggaattttccaagctgtttaaaggcacagtcaacttagtgtatgtaaacttctgacccactggaattgtgatacagtgtgaaataatctgtatgtaaaacaattgttggaaaaattacttgtcatgctcaaagtagatgtcctaaccgacttgccaaaaaaaTTCATTTGATTTTGATGATGATCGTATAATGGAAAAGGGGAAACTATTCAGATTTATGTTTGTCCTACAAGAGGAAATCTTAGCATTTCTCACACATCACATATGCCTAAACAAAACAGGAAACACAGCAGGAAACAAACAATAGGAACAGTCAGAACGATAACTTTCCTACCATCCCATGCCTGCCCATATGGGGAGTTGTTCATAATAGTGATAGACCCTGGGATGAAAATCCTCCCAAAGCGTGGAGTGCACACCATTTAATTGTCTAATTTCGATGACCTGATGGGAGATCAAAGCAGTGGTGGAGTGGGTGGTCTGGGCTTGTAATTGTGGCTATCTTTGCGCTGTATAGCGCCTTTGTTCAGTAGTTGAGGGGGATCCAATCAGTTTAGATTCCGTGACAAAATGTaatagtaggcctataggctactccAGTGACATGTAATAGCCTATACACGTTATTTTAATGCAAACGTTCTGAACATACACTGCGAAACTTGAAAGGACGTATTGTTCTCACTTCTCACAGTCAAGCGAAACGATACAATGTACCACTTGTGCACCAGTGGGCTTTGAAAAGGAAACAACGGTATGTACAACATTGCTCCCAAACCGCATGATGTGAGATTTTTTTCCCCGCTATATTAATTGTAATTACAAGTTGCAAATCAAAATATTTCGGGTTATATGATTGTCTGCTCTGCCATTCCTCCCCATCACACCAGGGCTGCCAAAAATACAGGTTTACTATAAAATGTAAATGGGGAAGATAATggaaaaattagaaaaaaaaatataaaatggcTCCTGACTACCAAGAGATTTATATAGTGAGAAGAGCCCTTccgaaaatacattttaaatcgtgtttgaatgcaaaaaaaaaaatatccagtgCAGCTTTACTTCCTGGCTATTATGACTCTTCTCTGTATGTTCCTAGCTGCCATGGTGCCTACATTTGATTTCAAGCATGAGGGGTAGCTGGCTGCTAGATCATTTACTACTGAACAGATTATGGTACAAAGGTATAGTTTTAGTGTGTGCTAAAACAATGGCTTATTGATTTGTTTTTCCATTGTGTTTTTGGAATTGTCTTTATAATTGTCTGCCACTCACTTATTTTCTAGATCTGATTGCAGTAAGATGACATCATCAAGCAGTAAGTATTATACCATTTATATTTCTTTCGCACATGCACGTTGTTGGTGTCTCTTCTGATACAGACAATATTCTGTTCAAACTGACTGTCTTATTCTGTAATGTCAGTGGAAGGGTTTTTCTTCAGTTTCATTGTGATCCTCATGTCTTGGTTCATACCTCCCTAACCCGGTTCCTCTGTGGCTGTGTTGTCAGGTGAGCAACTGGCCAGTCGGGTCCAGGAGCCCCTGATGATGAGCATGCACCTGCTGGCCAACCCTGGGGACTCGCTCCTGCTGCAGCACACCCTGGACCGCCTCCTCCGCTGGGTGTGCCCCAGCCTGCGCCTCTTCCACGTCTCCGAACGGGCCTGCCCCCTCCGCGACTACGCCCGCTCCCGCTTGTGCCCCGTGGCCGGGTACCCCTCCCTGGCTGTGACCGTCTTCCTCCATGAGGCCTACGGGGAGGAGCGCATCCTCCGGGTGCTGGACTTCCTGCAGCGCCCCCCCTGGCAGTACCACCACACGGAGAGCTGCGGTGGGAGGACCGGGGGCGTCCACattacctcctccacctccccggCCAATGCCCTGCTCCGGCCCTACCTCCTGCCCAGCCGAGACTTTTACAGCCTGGGCACGGGGATGCCCGTGTGGGGGGTGCGCCCGGTGCACTGCGGCGGGGAGATGCTGCGGGTGACGCTCTACAGCAGCTACGATAACTTTGACGACGCGGTGCGGCTTTATGAGACGGTGCTGCAGAGGCAGGTGGAGGAGCAGAAGACTGGGTTCTGTTGGTTTACGCTCTACACGGAACCGGGGCTGTGTCTGCAGCTGGCTCTCAAACAGCTCTCCCCAGGGGTCAGGGTGGAGGCCTGCAACTCAGCTGTGCTGCAGTTCAGGGTGGAGGAGATGGGTCAGCTCGTGCCCCTGCTGCCCAATCCGTGCACGCCCATCAGCGCCACACGCTGGCAGACCGAAGACCTGGACGGGAACAAGATACTCTTCCAGGTATTTTAATTGACATGAcactatttcctacattgcaCGACAGTACTTTTATTCAGACTCCTGTGTGGATCTGTGGTCAGAGATAGTGCCAGTAATATATAGATGGAAATAAGCTACCGTGTATTTTATGATTTGCCTTTTGTCTTACCTTCGCCACACGGCGTCTTCTTGCTGCATTTCTTTCCCTACATTTAAATGATGAGAAGTGCAAAGCCCAGTTGCTTCTTGAGATGGAAATATATGTTTGGGTTTAGAGTTGTGGTAAATGTTTAGCTGCTATGTGAAACCTCTGTGGTTTCTGCCCCCTGAGGAGCTATCGGAAGCAATCCTCTATGGCTGTGAAAACACCAGAggcggctggtgggaggagctatgagGACGggctggaatggtatcaaacaaatGGAAACAATGTGTTTGACTCCGTTTCATTGATaaaattccagccattacaatagaGCCCCTCCTATATttccccccaccagcctcctatgGAAAACATGTAACACTGGATGAAGTCCCTCTATGATGATCTTTTAGCTACAGTGAGACTACTGTTCTGCATTCAGGCTGATTGTCTTGTAAAACCATCAGGATAAAGAGTGGGCCAGTAGCAAAATAATGTAAATGCAGTCTGTGTGTGCAGCACAGAGATACAGCGAGATCCAAAAGTATTTGGGACAGTGACCAGTTTATTGTTGTTttgcctctgtactccagcactttgaaatgatacaatgaccagGATATTTTCATCCATCTcggatgaaccgtttagaaattacagaacTTTTTGAACATGGTTCCCCCATTTTTTTTTAGGAGACTTTTATGtgtattaaattagtcaaaagtgtagtatttggtcccatatttagagtacgcaatgattacatcaagcttgtgactacaaatttgttggatgcatttgctcttGGTTTTGCTtgggtttcagattattttgtggccAATAGAAAACTTTTACAAAAGGAAGTAACAAACGAAGTTGCCAGAGGAACATAAACTGGGGATAAACGAAATAAAAGGTTGTGCTCAAACAACCCAGGCCTCTCTATCACCTGTCTCCTCCCTGGCCTAGACATAAATGACAAGGCTTAAATACCCTACCCTCAATATGGACCATACCATTATTAACCAATCGTCAATTAGCAGGTTCAAATACAGGCATGAAATCATAATAAACTGATTCAGGCAATAATCAATATTAATaatcaaaacaaacagcaaatgcatccaacaagtttgtggagtcacaagcttgatgtagtcattgtgtgctatgaatatgggaccaaatactaaacgtttgactactttaatacatatAAGTGTATTTGTCCCAATACATTTggttccctaaaatggggggacgatgtacaaaaagtgctataCTTTTAAAaaggttcacccgatatggatgaaaataccctcaaatttaaAGCTGACAATCTGTACTTTAACCTCATGggtattgtatcatttcaaatccaaagttctGCGGTACAGAGCCTAAACAACAAAACGTGTCacagtcccaatacttttggagctcactgtatatcacTGCACTGGTTTCCCCTACTCTATAAATGCACCCACTCCCACACAGAATGATGGCCTCCAGGCGTCCTCTGGTTTTATACAGTATCAAACACTCTCATTTGCCTTTCCTTCACGACATGTTGGCCAATAAATGGAAACACTCCAAGCCAAGGCTGGGTTCAGGAAGGCAAAGCATAAAATGGTTAACATTGAAACATACTTTCCCCATTGCAACCACTGCATAAATGCATATTAACTTTGAGAGGCATGAATCGTCCGAATGGGCTGGATACAAGCTAAGATTTTGGTTGTCAATcgtaaagctgcaatatgtacttTTTTGGCCGACCCGACCAAAATGGGAgtttaaaaatctgtcattcccattgaaagcaaatctaagaagcggtagatctgttctatatgCACTATTTCTATTCTTCCCATGCTTCGTTTTtgccttttactttcggttttgtacaccagctaaaaatacaatatttttggttatggaaaatatatttcacagcggtatagatagtacaatgattctctacaccctacttgcttgttttgtcacagaaactgaaattaggcaaactattagaattttatcaaccaggaaatggcggggCGATTTCTGCATCGTGCATCGTGCATCTTTAATTGGAACTTAGGTTTGCTTTTCCTGTCTCTGTGGGCTCCATAATTGTTGAACCGTCCATTCCTTTCACCTCAAGTCTTCCAGAGAAAGTTAAGACTGTCAATCTCTGTCCCCCAGGTGAAAGCCCCAGAGCAGCCTCAGCGACCCCTGACCTGTGCCTTCCCTCTGACCTGCCCCAGCGTCTCGCCCAGAGGGCTATTGAGGAGCGTCGTGTCCCCCCCGCAAGCAGCCCACGCCCTGCAGCCCTGCGGCCAGATGACCCCAGTGACCCGTCCAGGGAACAGGCCGCGCACCGACCCAGGCCTGGATAGGCCTGTTTTACCCGGGGGTCTGcggtgtgggggagggggggaaagCATGGGCTCAGACAGCTGCTACAGCACCCCTCCAGGCAGCTCCTGCTACTCATCTCAGCGCAGCAGTCCCGCCACGCTATCCGTTAACCACCCCCACGAATCCTCCCCTCTCTCATGCTCCGCCTCCCCGGCGCGGCCCTCCCTGTCCATCTCCCATCTactgctggaggaggaggaggaagagccgGAGACCAACGTGGACACGGGCGTTCCCGTGACAACGACCCCGAACTCGGACACAGACTTCACCATGGCGACCAGCTCGAGGGACACAGGCGCCTCGGTGACGCCGCGTTCCGAGAGACCAGCC harbors:
- the LOC139549188 gene encoding protein FAM124B isoform X1; this encodes MLRRSILFNGTVDENVDSGAETAESDCSKMTSSSSEQLASRVQEPLMMSMHLLANPGDSLLLQHTLDRLLRWVCPSLRLFHVSERACPLRDYARSRLCPVAGYPSLAVTVFLHEAYGEERILRVLDFLQRPPWQYHHTESCGGRTGGVHITSSTSPANALLRPYLLPSRDFYSLGTGMPVWGVRPVHCGGEMLRVTLYSSYDNFDDAVRLYETVLQRQVEEQKTGFCWFTLYTEPGLCLQLALKQLSPGVRVEACNSAVLQFRVEEMGQLVPLLPNPCTPISATRWQTEDLDGNKILFQVKAPEQPQRPLTCAFPLTCPSVSPRGLLRSVVSPPQAAHALQPCGQMTPVTRPGNRPRTDPGLDRPVLPGGLRCGGGGESMGSDSCYSTPPGSSCYSSQRSSPATLSVNHPHESSPLSCSASPARPSLSISHLLLEEEEEEPETNVDTGVPVTTTPNSDTDFTMATSSRDTGASVTPRSERPAAVGASALENLARELSACLPEAHTPPPHHRTWVVSSSAKAASPGCRAGSPAWDSSVINWASPGQSHSRGPVGPQTPAKPAAKALSPTHSTDPIDEFFI
- the LOC139549188 gene encoding protein FAM124B isoform X2, with the translated sequence MTSSSSEQLASRVQEPLMMSMHLLANPGDSLLLQHTLDRLLRWVCPSLRLFHVSERACPLRDYARSRLCPVAGYPSLAVTVFLHEAYGEERILRVLDFLQRPPWQYHHTESCGGRTGGVHITSSTSPANALLRPYLLPSRDFYSLGTGMPVWGVRPVHCGGEMLRVTLYSSYDNFDDAVRLYETVLQRQVEEQKTGFCWFTLYTEPGLCLQLALKQLSPGVRVEACNSAVLQFRVEEMGQLVPLLPNPCTPISATRWQTEDLDGNKILFQVKAPEQPQRPLTCAFPLTCPSVSPRGLLRSVVSPPQAAHALQPCGQMTPVTRPGNRPRTDPGLDRPVLPGGLRCGGGGESMGSDSCYSTPPGSSCYSSQRSSPATLSVNHPHESSPLSCSASPARPSLSISHLLLEEEEEEPETNVDTGVPVTTTPNSDTDFTMATSSRDTGASVTPRSERPAAVGASALENLARELSACLPEAHTPPPHHRTWVVSSSAKAASPGCRAGSPAWDSSVINWASPGQSHSRGPVGPQTPAKPAAKALSPTHSTDPIDEFFI